A genomic segment from bacterium encodes:
- a CDS encoding Ig-like domain-containing protein — MRKQALAFTIATALIATSTWAQIFEVQLVRVKNDGVAGGNVDLKVQMKANGTGFRMGSGNLVFTYNPAWLSQPTLLTAHTFNGSRYTAPTVTEPASGRVSANFEYNSSAGSGTSVGTSFTDVVTIRFTINDPNVADTLRWRTVSPNAVNVFSDDNATQIAAGTLASLAVLPPPVLTSFTPASGPVGTEVTITGSNFSQVTQVAFNGQAAASLVIDSNTQIRATVPPGASTGKITVSNASATAFSASDFLVTTPAGTVILTFAPLADAHIVQSKPTNNYGTASAMRYRNSPTSGYASYFKFEVNGLNGALQGAKLRLFITEGTNDNASAYAASNTYAGGTEPWTETGLTWNNADRGGRLLGTNGPVITNSWLEVNVAAGISGNGTYSFSFLNETSESGYLSSREGANPPQLVIEYLPAGSNAAPVANNDAATTAAGTAVVINVLANDSDADGSLNPTSVTVATAAAHGTTSVNTSNGAITYTPNAGFSGNDSFTYTVKDNAGATSNAATVNITVTAANAAPVANNDAATTAAGTAVVINVLANDSDADGSLNPTSVTVATAAGHGTTSVNTSNGAITYTPNAGFSGNDSFTYTVKDNAGATSNAATVNITVTAANAAPVANNDAATTTAGTAVVINVLANDSDADGSLNPASVTVATAAGHGTTSVNTSNGAITYTPNAGFSGNDSFGYTVTDNQGAVSNLATVAITVTGSTVSSLTFTPIADAFTSAEKPDNNYGSDTELRFRYSSLTLISYLKFEVTGITGSVQSAKLRVYVTTGSNDNVTVYSASNNYAGTSTPWTESGLTWNNADRSGGALATQGPLASNVWREWEVTAAVGGNGTVSFGILNTTPVMGAGSSREGANPPQLIVEFGSSALPRANTATGTTTQTLAAATAQRPPASLQLVGNHPNPFYSHTNITFALPEAAPASLIIYNLTGQVVRKLVDGLQPAGFRQISWNGRDKFGNEVPTGVYFMRLQSGGQVKVKRMILQR, encoded by the coding sequence ATGCGCAAGCAGGCCCTGGCTTTCACCATCGCGACGGCTCTCATCGCGACTTCGACTTGGGCGCAGATCTTCGAAGTGCAGCTTGTCAGAGTCAAAAATGACGGCGTCGCCGGCGGCAACGTGGATCTCAAGGTGCAGATGAAAGCCAACGGTACGGGTTTCCGGATGGGCTCAGGCAATCTTGTCTTCACCTACAATCCCGCGTGGCTCTCCCAGCCGACTCTGCTGACCGCGCACACTTTCAACGGCAGCCGGTATACTGCGCCGACCGTGACCGAGCCGGCCAGCGGACGGGTTTCTGCCAATTTCGAATACAACAGCAGTGCGGGCAGCGGCACGAGCGTGGGCACCTCCTTCACGGACGTGGTGACCATTCGCTTCACCATCAACGACCCCAACGTGGCCGACACCCTGAGATGGCGGACGGTGTCACCCAATGCCGTCAACGTTTTCAGTGACGACAACGCAACGCAGATCGCGGCCGGCACATTGGCGAGTCTGGCCGTGCTGCCGCCGCCGGTGCTGACTTCCTTCACGCCGGCCAGCGGGCCGGTTGGAACGGAAGTGACCATTACCGGAAGTAATTTCTCCCAAGTCACCCAAGTCGCGTTCAACGGCCAGGCGGCTGCAAGTCTTGTGATTGATTCCAACACGCAAATTCGAGCCACGGTGCCGCCAGGCGCCTCCACCGGCAAGATCACAGTCAGCAACGCCAGCGCTACCGCCTTCAGCGCCAGCGACTTTCTGGTGACCACACCGGCCGGCACGGTTATCCTGACCTTCGCGCCGCTGGCAGATGCCCACATCGTGCAATCCAAGCCCACGAACAACTACGGCACGGCCAGCGCCATGCGCTACCGCAACAGTCCGACTTCCGGCTATGCCAGCTACTTCAAATTCGAGGTGAACGGTCTCAATGGCGCCCTCCAAGGTGCGAAACTGCGGCTTTTTATCACCGAAGGCACGAATGACAACGCCTCGGCGTATGCGGCATCCAACACCTACGCCGGCGGCACGGAGCCGTGGACGGAAACAGGCCTGACGTGGAACAATGCCGATCGCGGCGGCAGATTGCTGGGCACCAATGGGCCGGTGATCACCAACTCATGGTTGGAAGTGAATGTCGCAGCGGGTATCAGTGGGAACGGCACATACAGCTTTTCGTTTCTGAATGAGACTTCGGAGAGCGGGTATCTCAGCAGCCGGGAAGGTGCCAATCCGCCCCAGCTTGTGATAGAGTATTTGCCGGCCGGCAGTAACGCGGCGCCCGTTGCCAACAACGATGCCGCGACCACCGCCGCCGGAACTGCCGTGGTCATCAACGTCCTGGCGAATGACTCGGATGCCGACGGCTCGCTCAATCCCACCAGCGTCACTGTGGCAACTGCTGCTGCGCATGGCACTACCTCGGTGAACACCAGCAATGGCGCCATCACCTACACGCCCAATGCCGGTTTCTCAGGAAATGACAGTTTCACCTACACGGTGAAAGACAATGCCGGCGCCACCTCCAATGCCGCGACGGTAAACATCACGGTGACCGCGGCCAACGCGGCGCCCGTTGCCAACAACGACGCCGCGACCACCGCCGCCGGAACTGCCGTGGTCATCAACGTTTTGGCGAATGACTCGGATGCCGACGGCTCGCTCAATCCCACCAGCGTGACCGTGGCAACTGCTGCCGGTCACGGCACCACTTCGGTGAACACCAGCAATGGCGCCATCACCTACACGCCCAATGCCGGTTTCTCAGGAAATGACAGCTTCACTTACACGGTGAAAGACAATGCCGGCGCCACCTCCAATGCCGCGACGGTAAACATCACGGTGACCGCGGCCAACGCGGCGCCCGTTGCCAACAACGACGCCGCGACCACTACCGCCGGAACTGCTGTGGTCATCAACGTTTTGGCGAATGACTCGGATGCCGACGGCTCGCTCAATCCCGCCAGCGTCACTGTGGCAACTGCTGCCGGTCACGGCACCACTTCGGTGAACACCAGCAATGGGGCCATCACCTACACGCCCAATGCCGGTTTCTCAGGAAATGACAGCTTTGGATACACCGTGACTGATAATCAAGGCGCGGTTTCCAACCTCGCCACCGTGGCGATCACAGTCACCGGCAGCACCGTTTCGAGCCTCACGTTCACGCCCATTGCAGATGCTTTCACCTCAGCGGAAAAGCCGGACAACAATTACGGCAGCGACACGGAATTGCGGTTCCGCTACAGCAGCTTGACGTTGATCAGCTACCTCAAGTTCGAAGTCACGGGCATCACCGGCAGCGTGCAAAGCGCCAAGCTGAGGGTGTATGTCACCACCGGCAGCAATGACAACGTCACGGTCTATTCCGCTTCCAACAACTACGCCGGGACCAGCACGCCGTGGACCGAGTCCGGCCTGACCTGGAATAACGCTGATCGCAGTGGCGGCGCGCTCGCTACGCAAGGCCCGTTGGCCAGCAATGTCTGGCGGGAATGGGAGGTCACTGCGGCAGTGGGCGGCAACGGCACAGTGAGTTTCGGCATCTTGAACACCACGCCTGTCATGGGCGCAGGCAGCAGCCGCGAAGGCGCAAATCCGCCGCAGCTCATCGTCGAATTCGGCAGCAGCGCGCTGCCGCGGGCAAACACTGCAACCGGCACGACGACTCAAACGCTGGCAGCGGCCACTGCCCAGCGGCCGCCCGCCAGCCTGCAACTCGTGGGCAATCATCCCAATCCGTTTTATTCGCACACGAACATCACGTTTGCCCTGCCGGAAGCCGCGCCGGCCAGCTTGATCATCTACAATCTCACCGGCCAGGTGGTGCGCAAGCTGGTTGACGGATTGCAGCCGGCGGGTTTTCGACAAATAAGCTGGAATGGCCGGGACAAATTCGGCAACGAGGTGCCGACCGGCGTGTATTTCATGCGGTTGCAGTCCGGCGGTCAAGTGAAGGTGAAGCGCATGATCCTGCAGCGGTGA
- a CDS encoding carboxypeptidase regulatory-like domain-containing protein, with protein sequence MHRNRFVQTVSLSALALLLVFGFTGSAYSQGVTTAALNGVVVDQNGQPLVGCSVVAVHTASGTIFGAATRNDGRFNIPGVRVGGPYTITATLIGYRKENVENIFLGLGEDRRLTFTLVEEALQAAEVTVVAERDAILSASRTGAATAVSSAAIQMLPTITRNISDFSRLTPQASGNSFVGQDNRLNNVTVDGSYFNNSFGLAGSPGERTGVAPISLDAIEQIQVNIAPYDVRQGNFVGAGVNTVTKSGTNEFTGSAYYIFRNDGLYGEEAGDAKYNPGKFDYKQIGLRLGGPLIKNKLFFFGSFEDDELTKPGTDFTANLGGEAVTGNKTRVLATDLSQLSSFVSSKFGYQAGGFQGYDFKTPALRFIGKLDYNLNDRNKLSLRYNHLDSDTDVLISNSSSLGFGNRRTNTNALNFQNSNYKILENIRSIVGEWNSILSDNMSNNLLVGYTHNDESRESVGTFFPFVDILKDGSTYTSFGFEPFTPNNELRYWSFQVQNNFTYYRGDHNFTFGLSGERYESENVFFPGSQSVYVYNSLDDFYADANDYFANPGRTTSPVTLRRFQVRWANIPGQIKPIQPLEVLFAGLYGQDEWQVNKNLRLTLGLRVDVPFFGDTGFKNAQVNGLSFREESGSTVKYATDKLPDANLLWSPRLGFNWDVSGDRTTQVRGGTGIFTGRPAYVWISNQIGNNGVLTGFEQLDNTTARPFHPDPNHYKPTNVTGAPAASYELAFTDPNFKFPQLWRSNLGVDRKLPWWGLIGTAEFIYGRDVNGIYYINANLAPANTNFVGPDNRPRWTTGNRINSNISSAIVLKNQNDGYSWNLAAALEKPMQDGLYGKVAYSYGVSRNTVDPGSIAFGSWNNNQHSGDPNNPGVAFSINSPGHRVFAALSYRKEYFDFGATTVSVFWEGARNWPADPFAFASRTASYTFSGDLNGDGGTSNDLIYIPRNKSEMNFEEFTSSGKTFTVAEQQDAWETFIQQDPYLSKHRGEYAERGAIYLPMVYRADLSITQDLFTNVSGKRNGLQFRVDLLNVGNLINKNWGVGQRLVTTQPLIARGADAEGKARYRLRNIGTSLISKTYEPTATEYDVFRIQFSLRYSFN encoded by the coding sequence ATGCATCGCAACAGATTCGTGCAGACTGTGAGCCTGTCTGCTCTGGCGTTGCTGCTGGTTTTCGGTTTTACCGGGTCAGCGTACAGCCAGGGCGTGACGACCGCGGCTTTGAATGGCGTGGTTGTCGATCAGAACGGCCAGCCGCTGGTGGGCTGCAGTGTCGTGGCAGTTCACACCGCGAGCGGCACGATATTCGGCGCGGCGACGCGCAACGATGGCCGCTTCAACATTCCGGGCGTGCGGGTTGGTGGCCCCTACACGATTACGGCGACTTTGATCGGCTACCGCAAGGAGAACGTCGAGAACATCTTTCTGGGTTTGGGCGAAGACCGCCGCTTGACGTTTACGCTGGTCGAGGAGGCTCTGCAGGCGGCCGAGGTGACGGTGGTCGCGGAGCGGGATGCGATTTTGAGCGCCTCGCGCACCGGAGCGGCCACGGCGGTGAGCAGCGCGGCCATTCAGATGCTGCCGACCATCACCCGCAACATCAGCGATTTCTCCCGTTTGACGCCGCAGGCGAGTGGCAACTCGTTTGTCGGCCAGGACAACCGCTTGAACAACGTCACGGTCGATGGCTCTTATTTCAACAACTCCTTCGGCCTGGCCGGCAGCCCCGGCGAACGGACGGGTGTGGCACCGATTTCCCTGGATGCCATCGAACAGATTCAGGTCAACATTGCGCCGTATGACGTGCGCCAGGGCAATTTTGTCGGCGCGGGCGTCAACACGGTGACCAAGAGCGGCACCAACGAATTCACCGGCTCGGCCTATTACATCTTCCGCAATGACGGCCTGTATGGTGAGGAAGCCGGCGACGCGAAGTACAACCCCGGCAAGTTTGACTACAAGCAAATCGGTTTGCGCCTGGGCGGTCCGCTGATCAAGAACAAACTTTTCTTCTTCGGCAGTTTCGAGGATGATGAACTCACCAAGCCGGGCACGGATTTCACCGCCAATCTCGGGGGTGAAGCGGTGACCGGCAACAAGACGCGCGTGCTGGCGACTGACTTGAGCCAGCTCAGCAGCTTCGTGAGCTCGAAGTTTGGCTACCAAGCCGGCGGCTTTCAAGGCTATGACTTCAAGACGCCGGCGCTGCGGTTCATCGGCAAGTTGGATTACAACCTCAATGACCGCAACAAGCTGAGCTTGCGTTACAACCATTTGGACTCGGACACGGATGTCTTGATCTCCAACTCCTCCTCGCTGGGCTTCGGCAACCGCAGAACCAACACCAATGCCTTGAATTTCCAGAATTCGAACTACAAGATTCTGGAGAACATTCGCTCGATCGTCGGTGAGTGGAACTCGATCCTGAGCGACAACATGTCCAACAACCTGCTCGTCGGCTACACCCACAACGATGAAAGCCGCGAAAGCGTCGGCACCTTCTTTCCGTTCGTCGACATTCTCAAGGACGGCTCCACCTACACCTCCTTCGGCTTCGAGCCTTTCACGCCGAACAATGAGCTGCGCTACTGGAGCTTCCAGGTGCAGAACAACTTCACCTATTACCGCGGCGATCACAACTTCACCTTCGGCTTGAGCGGCGAGCGCTACGAGTCCGAGAACGTCTTCTTCCCCGGTTCGCAGAGCGTCTATGTGTACAATTCGCTGGATGATTTCTATGCCGATGCCAACGACTACTTTGCGAACCCCGGCCGGACCACCTCGCCGGTCACGCTGCGCCGCTTCCAGGTGCGCTGGGCGAATATCCCGGGCCAGATCAAGCCCATCCAGCCGCTGGAAGTGCTGTTCGCCGGCTTGTACGGCCAGGATGAATGGCAGGTTAACAAGAATCTGAGATTGACGCTCGGCTTGCGGGTGGACGTGCCGTTCTTTGGCGACACCGGCTTCAAGAATGCGCAAGTGAACGGCCTCAGCTTCCGGGAAGAGTCGGGCAGCACCGTGAAATACGCCACCGACAAGCTGCCGGATGCCAACCTGCTGTGGTCACCGCGCTTGGGCTTCAACTGGGATGTCTCCGGCGATCGCACCACCCAGGTGCGCGGCGGCACGGGCATTTTCACCGGCCGTCCGGCTTACGTGTGGATTTCCAACCAGATCGGCAACAATGGCGTGTTGACCGGCTTCGAGCAATTGGACAACACCACGGCCCGGCCGTTCCACCCAGATCCCAATCACTACAAACCCACCAACGTGACCGGCGCGCCGGCCGCCAGCTATGAATTGGCCTTCACCGATCCCAATTTCAAGTTTCCGCAGCTCTGGCGCAGCAACTTGGGCGTGGATCGCAAGCTGCCGTGGTGGGGCCTGATTGGCACCGCCGAGTTCATCTACGGGCGTGATGTGAACGGCATCTACTACATCAACGCCAACCTGGCACCGGCCAACACCAACTTCGTTGGTCCCGACAACCGTCCACGCTGGACCACCGGCAACCGGATCAACAGCAACATCTCCAGTGCGATCGTTTTGAAGAACCAGAACGACGGCTACTCCTGGAATTTGGCGGCGGCATTGGAAAAGCCGATGCAAGACGGCCTGTACGGCAAAGTGGCGTATAGCTACGGCGTTTCGAGGAACACGGTTGATCCCGGCTCCATCGCCTTTGGTTCCTGGAACAACAACCAACATTCCGGCGACCCCAATAATCCCGGCGTGGCATTCTCGATCAACTCCCCCGGCCATCGCGTCTTCGCGGCGCTGTCCTACCGCAAGGAGTATTTCGACTTCGGCGCCACCACCGTCTCCGTGTTCTGGGAAGGTGCGCGCAACTGGCCGGCTGACCCCTTCGCCTTTGCCTCCCGCACGGCCAGCTACACCTTTAGCGGCGATTTGAACGGCGACGGCGGCACCAGCAATGATTTGATCTACATCCCGCGCAACAAGTCGGAGATGAACTTCGAAGAGTTCACCTCCTCGGGCAAGACCTTCACCGTGGCCGAGCAGCAAGACGCTTGGGAAACTTTCATTCAGCAGGATCCCTACCTGAGCAAGCATCGCGGTGAATACGCCGAGCGCGGCGCCATTTACTTGCCGATGGTTTACCGGGCTGACCTCAGCATTACGCAGGATCTGTTTACCAACGTCAGCGGCAAGCGCAATGGCCTGCAGTTCCGCGTCGATTTGCTCAATGTCGGCAATCTGATCAACAAGAACTGGGGCGTGGGCCAGCGCCTGGTCACCACCCAGCCGTTGATCGCCCGCGGCGCCGATGCCGAAGGCAAAGCGCGTTACCGTCTGCGTAACATCGGCACCTCGTTGATCTCCAAGACCTACGAGCCGACTGCCACGGAGTATGACGTGTTCAGAATTCAGTTCAGCTTGCGTTACAGCTTCAACTGA
- a CDS encoding P1 family peptidase: MGADSHPDSHRSPGKETAWAGAQESRRSSITAVPGVSVGHLTLAEGEVQTGVTVILPYPLAVRNRKLFIGSFAGNNWNEWTGLHVAQDFGTFSSPIVLCNATAVGTAYDALITFGHQRHFELPIDNAWPPIVIGVDDGYLNNLRERRLTGEQVLATIHAAAPAPACGSVGIGRGLCAFGGKGGVGEAARSLVVADEQLIVGALLVANGGRFLHQCEAELPSSLTPSFVLILATSAPLLPQQLRQLAEAGMRGLDRLGLCLQNEQRLALAFSTTNTVDGAFEEKLQLFRERWYGAETIALLCQAAAEAATQALQRALQQTEVITGRKGRQLRPVDLTHLVVE; encoded by the coding sequence ATGGGCGCTGATTCGCATCCCGACTCGCACCGTTCTCCCGGCAAGGAGACGGCGTGGGCCGGCGCGCAGGAAAGCCGGCGGAGTTCCATCACTGCGGTGCCCGGCGTCAGCGTCGGCCACTTGACCCTCGCCGAAGGCGAAGTGCAAACCGGCGTCACGGTGATCCTGCCCTATCCGCTGGCCGTCAGAAATCGCAAGCTCTTCATCGGCAGCTTTGCCGGCAATAATTGGAATGAATGGACCGGCTTGCACGTCGCGCAGGATTTTGGCACGTTCTCTTCTCCGATTGTGCTGTGCAACGCGACAGCGGTGGGAACGGCCTACGATGCGCTGATCACGTTCGGACATCAGCGCCATTTCGAGCTTCCCATCGACAACGCCTGGCCGCCCATCGTCATCGGCGTGGATGATGGCTACCTCAACAATCTGCGCGAGCGCCGCCTCACCGGCGAGCAGGTACTTGCGACGATTCACGCCGCCGCGCCGGCGCCGGCGTGCGGCAGCGTCGGCATCGGCCGCGGGTTGTGCGCTTTTGGTGGAAAGGGAGGGGTTGGTGAGGCGGCACGCTCTCTGGTTGTGGCGGACGAGCAGTTGATCGTGGGCGCGCTGCTGGTCGCGAACGGCGGCCGGTTTTTGCATCAATGTGAAGCCGAGTTGCCGTCCTCGCTGACGCCAAGCTTCGTGCTGATCCTGGCCACCAGTGCGCCGCTGCTGCCGCAGCAGTTGCGCCAACTCGCGGAAGCCGGCATGCGGGGCTTGGACCGCCTCGGCCTGTGCCTGCAAAACGAACAGCGGCTGGCGCTGGCTTTTTCCACCACCAACACGGTGGATGGCGCATTCGAGGAGAAACTCCAACTTTTCCGCGAACGCTGGTATGGCGCGGAAACCATTGCGCTGCTGTGTCAGGCCGCAGCCGAAGCTGCGACGCAAGCCTTGCAACGGGCGCTCCAGCAGACCGAAGTGATCACCGGCAGAAAGGGCCGGCAGCTCCGGCCGGTTGATTTGACACATCTTGTCGTGGAGTGA
- a CDS encoding M20/M25/M40 family metallo-hydrolase: MQRKEAHAAWQRLLAAMVLITPLAIFGQELDATEHMLRDLSEAPGVSGYEEPAAQVFMKYLAPHVDRLQRDHLGGVIGSKQGSAPSPRVLLDAHLDEIGFMVKRVDENGFVKFFPLGWNFPQQLLDRRVLIHTRSGTVLGVLNTGPDIQEDKLIPREEMWIDVGVASRAEAEALGIQPGDPITHQSSFARMANPKFLLGKAWDDRVGLGVLIGVMKNLAQSPHPNTVFATGAVQEEITLAGARTLVAAVQPDIAITLDIDVTSDLPANTSADYAQPVLGKGVVIILHTAEMLPHVKLRQWVQSVADELEIPYQFMLEEGGGTDAGPIHKWNLGVPTLDLVIPQRYYHSANGIIHRDDIDSAVQLITAVIKRLDRKKVEELSFKAR; encoded by the coding sequence ATGCAGAGAAAAGAAGCGCACGCGGCCTGGCAGAGACTGCTCGCGGCGATGGTGTTGATCACTCCGCTCGCGATCTTCGGTCAGGAGCTGGATGCTACGGAACACATGCTGCGCGATCTCAGCGAAGCGCCAGGCGTGTCCGGCTATGAAGAGCCGGCCGCGCAAGTGTTCATGAAATACCTCGCCCCGCACGTGGACCGTTTGCAGCGCGATCATCTCGGCGGCGTGATCGGCAGCAAGCAGGGTAGCGCGCCCTCGCCCCGCGTGCTGCTGGACGCGCATCTCGATGAAATCGGCTTCATGGTCAAGCGCGTGGATGAAAACGGCTTTGTCAAGTTTTTCCCGCTCGGCTGGAACTTCCCCCAGCAGTTGCTCGATCGGCGCGTCCTCATTCACACGCGCAGCGGCACCGTTCTCGGTGTGCTCAACACCGGTCCCGATATTCAAGAGGACAAGCTCATTCCCCGCGAAGAGATGTGGATCGATGTCGGTGTCGCCAGCCGCGCCGAAGCTGAAGCCCTGGGCATTCAGCCGGGCGATCCCATCACTCACCAGAGCAGCTTTGCGCGCATGGCGAATCCGAAGTTTTTGCTGGGCAAGGCCTGGGATGATCGCGTCGGCCTGGGCGTCCTCATTGGCGTGATGAAAAACCTGGCGCAGTCGCCGCATCCCAACACCGTCTTTGCCACCGGCGCCGTGCAGGAAGAGATCACGCTCGCGGGCGCGCGGACCCTGGTGGCGGCGGTGCAGCCGGACATTGCCATCACACTCGACATCGACGTCACCAGCGATTTGCCCGCGAACACCAGCGCGGACTATGCCCAGCCCGTGCTCGGCAAGGGCGTGGTCATCATTCTCCACACCGCGGAAATGCTGCCGCATGTCAAACTGCGGCAGTGGGTGCAGAGTGTTGCGGATGAGCTTGAAATTCCTTATCAATTCATGCTGGAAGAAGGCGGCGGCACTGATGCCGGCCCGATTCACAAGTGGAATTTGGGTGTGCCCACGCTCGATCTGGTGATCCCGCAGCGGTACTATCACAGCGCCAACGGCATCATTCACCGCGATGATATCGACAGCGCCGTGCAGTTGATTACGGCAGTGATCAAAAGGCTGGATCGCAAGAAGGTGGAGGAGTTGAGTTTCAAAGCGCGCTAG
- a CDS encoding P1 family peptidase, which produces MALLTACSPSHKYLAAPPQHRRRLRDLGIVIGALPTGAGNAITDVAGVKVGHCTLIAGTGALIVGQGPIRTGVTVIMPGDEVVVEHVTAARFVMNGNGEMTGLGAVDQTGLLQTPIFLTDTSNVGRVMNGALTWLLQAYPEIGDTAPVPVPVVAETWAAFLHDAEGRHLEEEHVQAAIAAAKSGPVAEGAVGGGVGMVSFDFKGGIGTASRVLPAALGGYTIGVLVQANFGEREQLTINGVPVGKEITDLMPMVGRKAKSLILIGATDAPMIPAQLQRLCKRMILGMARTGGQSSHGSGDLALFFSTGIKIRAGAAFTDIHIFNDEWLSRAHQAAGEAAEEAILNALCGAETTVGINDNTAFALPLARLPAIMRKYGR; this is translated from the coding sequence TTGGCCCTGCTCACTGCCTGTTCTCCCTCGCATAAATATCTGGCGGCACCGCCGCAGCACCGGCGTCGCCTGCGCGATTTGGGCATCGTCATCGGTGCGCTGCCTACCGGCGCCGGTAATGCCATCACGGATGTGGCCGGCGTAAAAGTCGGGCACTGCACTCTCATTGCCGGCACCGGCGCCTTGATCGTGGGCCAAGGCCCGATCCGCACCGGCGTGACCGTCATCATGCCAGGTGATGAAGTTGTGGTTGAGCATGTCACGGCGGCGCGCTTTGTGATGAACGGCAATGGGGAAATGACCGGCCTCGGCGCGGTCGATCAAACTGGATTGCTGCAAACCCCGATCTTTCTCACCGATACTTCGAACGTTGGCCGCGTGATGAACGGTGCGCTCACCTGGCTGCTGCAAGCCTATCCTGAAATCGGCGATACTGCTCCCGTGCCGGTGCCGGTGGTGGCGGAGACCTGGGCCGCGTTTCTGCATGATGCCGAAGGCCGGCATCTCGAAGAGGAACACGTGCAGGCGGCCATCGCGGCGGCAAAGTCCGGCCCGGTGGCTGAAGGCGCGGTGGGCGGCGGTGTCGGCATGGTGAGCTTCGATTTCAAAGGCGGCATTGGCACTGCCTCGCGCGTGTTGCCGGCGGCGCTCGGTGGTTACACGATCGGCGTGCTGGTGCAGGCTAATTTCGGCGAGCGCGAGCAGCTCACCATCAACGGCGTGCCGGTGGGCAAAGAAATCACTGATCTCATGCCGATGGTCGGCCGCAAAGCAAAATCCCTGATCTTGATCGGCGCCACGGATGCGCCGATGATTCCGGCGCAATTGCAGCGCTTGTGCAAGCGCATGATTCTGGGCATGGCACGCACCGGCGGCCAGTCGAGTCATGGCTCGGGAGATCTCGCGCTTTTCTTTTCCACCGGCATCAAGATTCGTGCGGGCGCAGCCTTCACCGACATTCACATTTTCAATGATGAATGGCTGAGCCGCGCGCATCAGGCAGCCGGCGAGGCCGCGGAAGAGGCGATCTTGAACGCGTTGTGCGGCGCCGAAACCACGGTGGGCATCAACGACAACACTGCATTTGCCCTGCCGCTGGCAAGATTGCCGGCCATCATGAGGAAATATGGGCGCTGA